One Vanessa atalanta chromosome 8, ilVanAtal1.2, whole genome shotgun sequence genomic window carries:
- the LOC125065885 gene encoding uncharacterized protein LOC125065885: MVAHYLSTNSDFVATEMRGIKMQRSARDSYGDDAIGYVQVKRVGDVCTVKCRITPEHRVRTTPYHCSLECNEKDGEVLNVTCEDCAASRGGCKHTIAFLMWLHRRSEEPSTTATKCYWKKSKLSGIGTTLKMIKAKDFGTSGITLHSVGQNGNIFFDQVALKLRELQIQCSLSHFICEKKEVEKMSIHYLINRFKKSCVDFHFESFITFCKNEMTESRCHQVKEGTTAQSDSNLWFEMRYGRITASKMYEAAQCTTKDGSLVEEIFGAVTFNQTNAIKRGKKLEKDVIKEVSKLHSIKIVDTGLFLKNEWPMIGASPDGLTDDCVLEVKCPTKANTFTTYCSKEYSRKVNNKSFWTKIVLDEEQSDQKTKDS, from the exons ATGGTTGCtcattatttatcaacaaatagTGATTTTGTTGCCACCGAAATGCGAGGGATAAAAATGCAAAG ATCGGCAAGAGACAGCTATGGCGATGATGCTATTGGTTATGTTCAAGTAAAAAGAGTAGGTGATGTATGTACGGTTAAATGTAGAATCACGCCAGAACACCGCGTACGTACCACACCTTATCATTGCAGCTTAGAATGTAATGAAAAGGATGGagaagttttaaatgtaacctGCGAAGATTGTGCCGCCAGCAGAGGTGGCTGTAAGCATACTATAGCATTTTTAATGTGGCTACATCGTCGAAGCGAGGAGCCTTCAACGACTGCTACCAAGTGTTATTGGAAAAAATCTAAGCTCTCAGGTATTGGTACCACACTGAAAATGATTAAAGCTAAAGATTTCGGTACAAGTGGTATAACACTTCATTCAGTCGGCcagaatggaaatattttttttgaccaaGTAGCATTAAAACTTAGAGAGCTTCAAATACAATGTTCTCTTTCACATTTTATATGTGAAAAAAAAGAAGTTGAAAAGATGtccattcattatttaattaatcgtttCAAAAAATCCTGTGTTGATTTTCACTTTGaaagttttataacattttgtaaaaacgaAATGACGGAATCAAGATGTCATCAAGTAAAAGAGGGTACAACAGCTCAATCAGATTCAAATTTGTGGTTTGAGATGCGCTACGGACGTATAACAGCTTCAAAAATGTACGAAGCTGCTCAGTGCACAACAAAAGATGGCTCTTTAGTTGAGGAAATATTTGGTGCTGTAACTTTTAATCAAACGAATGCTATCAAAAGaggaaaaaaattagaaaaggaTGTCATAAAAGAAGTCTCGAAGTTACATAGTATTAAGATAGTGGATACtggtctttttttaaagaatgagtGGCCTATGATTGGTGCCTCGCCTGACGGACTTACTGATGACTGCGTTCTTGAAGTAAAGTGTCCAACCAAGGCAAACACTTTTACTACGTATTGTAGTAAAG